DNA sequence from the Bradyrhizobium diazoefficiens genome:
GACGGCGCAGCACTCACCTCGACCGGGCTCCTGATCGTCAATCCGCCGTACACGCTGCAAGGCGAGCTCAAGACGATCCTGCCCGAGCTGGAAATGCCGCTCGGCCAGGGTGGTGCTGCCAGATTCCGATTAGAGGTACCTCGACCGTAACACTCCGGCATTCTTGGGAAAAATATGCAGGAGCGGTAGTCAATCCGCAGAGAACCGTATTATGCTGTTTGTGTGACTGGCTTGACGTTCCGCTTCCGCGAATGGTTGCGGCGGAGTGAAGGCCGAAGAAAGATCCGGTCGGACCGAAAGGTCTGGCCAAGGATGGCCTGCTCCCGGGCTCCGTGATGCCCTGTCATGTCGCGACGCGTGTCTGCGTTGCGACGGAGGAGCAATGAGGGGGAGTTTCCCGATGGCCATGACGGGAACGGTTAAGTTCTTCAACGGCGAGCGCGGCTACGGCTTTATCAAGCCGGATGACGGCGGTCGCGATGTCTTCGTTCACATCACCGCTGTGGAGCGGGCGGGACTGAAGGACCTTGCCGAAGGACAGCGTATCACATTCGAAGTCGAACCGGACAAGAAGGGTAAGGGTCCGAAGGCGGTCAATTTAGTGATCCTTTCGTAGCGGACCTGACCCAAAAGCTGGCGCAAAAAAATCCCGGCCGCGAGCGGCCGGGAGGCTGTTGTCCGGTATTTTCTTATTTGTCTATCAGAAGTGATAGTTCACGCCTGCGCGGACAATGCTGGCGCTATAGCCGTTTGATACGCCTGTAATTG
Encoded proteins:
- a CDS encoding cold-shock protein, with product MAMTGTVKFFNGERGYGFIKPDDGGRDVFVHITAVERAGLKDLAEGQRITFEVEPDKKGKGPKAVNLVILS